GAACCTCAGAGACATGGCGCTGAGCTAAAACTTTTCCCACATTGTGGTTTTGTCTGGACTACTTTCTGAGAGGCTGAACTTAGGCCAGAGACCAGATGAGTGAGTTGTGGTCAGGACTGGGCAAGCTGTGCCTGGCAGCGGAGTTGGGGTGATGGGCTCTTCCACGGCCCGACTGTGCCATGAGCCCTCAAATCTGTGCATCTTTGAAAACACAGGCTCACGCAACACACAGACAGTTTACTATgtgtaaatttaaaaactaataatttttaaacttcatATTAATGTACACAACATCGAACTAATTAGCCAAGCCACATTGCTAATGGGTTAgggttaaataaacaaatattcctACATTCACACAGACAGCTAGCCTTGGTGAGCCATTCTGATATGTGGCGTTTGTCAGATGTGGGTCCCACAGGAGTGGTGAAGTATACCTAAGTGTTTGATTATTAAACGTTTTTTCTAATAACTGAACCTCAACATCAGGATCTTAAGGTCCTGGCTTTCCAGCTTCAGGCCCTAATGTCGCAGCAGGAAACCGATGTTCCCCGTGCTTGCTTcccagcagatttttttttttcttgttactccTGTATAGGTTGTATATTAATGTgcattcattattcattattttaaatggagACTAGTGTTAAGGTTAGGGCCACAGAGCCACCTGCCTACATTTGGACGTTGGCCATGTCTGCCACTTACCCCTATGTAACCTCAGTCTAGTGACTTCATCTCTagtgcctcagtttactcattagCAGAGGAAATAATAATGCCTTTTTTGTGTGAATGTTAACTTCTGCATAATAATTACTATCATTGTCTTTGCAAATAGATCATCTTTCATCTAGCTCATAAACGGCTTGAAGTCAGAGTTCCTTATGTCCAttttttgtgttccctgtagAATATGACAGAAATTTAGTCCTAAAAAGCCTATctgtgctgggcatggtgctgatgcctgaaatcccagctactcaggagatggaggttgGGAAGAcagtggttcgaggccagtctgggcaaaaagtcagtgagacccccatcACAACAAAACAAGCTGGTGTGACAGAGCACCCCTGtcgtcctagctacttgggagtgcctgtagtcctagcattcttaggccagccccaggcaaaaagcaagatcctacctgGAAAATAACCTAAAACGAAACATGGTTAGAGGTGTGACTGACTTCAGTGTTAGAGGGCTGCCTaggaaacacaaggccctgaactcaaactccagtaccaccctgCCAAACAAACCTGACTATATACCTGACTAGGTAGCTGTGGATAGGTGGTAGAGGCAGAGATGACATGTGAGTGTCCAAAATTTGCTCAGGGTAATTCTCAAGTAGCAAGGTGAGCAAATTAGCAGCACCGAGTATCAGATTAGATTTAAAAGAATACAATTGAGATGTAAAACAGCTTTTGGAAAAAGCCCCttgtttatcatttttgttttgtttgtaaggGACAGTGTCACCGTGTTTGGcctaagctggtctcaaactcctgcctGCGCTCAAGCAGTGCTCTGGCGGCAGCCAGTGCCGGGACTGCAGGCACTCACCATTGCCCTGGCTTACTTGTTTCTTCTAAAgtaaaggcctttttttttttttcaagtgaatagggtcttgctgttcCTTTTGAGGAAAACAATATTCTTCCTTCATTAGATTTGGTATGATGAAGAAATCTGAGACCAGTAATTTATTGAccagaagaaaaaacacacatGCTAGAACATCTTTGAAGAAAAGAGGGATAAGCATTTCAGGGTTTCTGAGGCTAGTTTACAACCATGTGGATGTACAGAAAGTCGACCCCGGGTGAGCTCCAGGTGACCTGTCTAACTTTCCTTTTGCTGCTGTCTACATGCAGTGACTCAGGCCCATCTGCTCCTCAGCAGCTACGTTTTCTTGCAAGAGCTTTCCAAATAATTCActtctactttattttcttaacattgttttcaaagtgagtGCTAAACTATAAAAAGACACATTTCAATATTCATTATTCAATTCTCTTTCAAAATTAACCACATGACTCTCTTTTCTCTAGGCAAATTACAGAAAGAAGCTGCTTTATCCCAAGTGTCTGATGAAAACCTCAGTAAAGTCCAGGAAGTGGAATCCCCAGTCTTCAAGGAGCTCCCAGGTGCCAAGGGCAATGACGACAGCACTGTCCCACTTACCGGGGCTGGTGGGGAGACAGCGGGGACCTCAGAGGGCACGTCTGCAGGGAACCACCCACGGGCCTCCTACGGTAAGGCTCTCATGAGAGCATGGGTTTACATGTGGTGGGGAGACAGTTCCAGTTTTATGTGCGTTTTTGTGGTGTACCGGGGATCCAACCCAGGCCCTGTATGTATGAACGctgccactgagccatgccccagcctgaGACAACCCAGAGGCTACCTCAGTCTCAGGAGACCATTCCACAGCATTGTCACGAAGAGTCTTTCTCTGGGCTGGCAGTTTTCTCTAGGggtcattttaattttaaccaaGGCATCCAGGGTCCACATTGATGTGTCTGCACTGTGCTCACTCAGCCACTGAATTGCTGGAGGTTGGTTTGCTCAACTCAGGATCCCTCCCTCATGGGAAGTTGAGGACAGTGAGGGATTGGGGTCCTATCATAGATCCACAGAAACCCCTAGGCACTGCCCTGGGGATGCCTTGCAGTGTCACAACACGTGTGGACAGTGGTGCGTGAGCTCCAGCTCCTGCCCAGACTGTCTAGGTGGCTTGTGCCCCTGCAAGGCAGGGCCTGAGACCTGCTTTTCCATAAGCATGGACTCAGGCTCAGCCTCAAGCAAGCTAACTAGGTTTTTGGTTTGGTGTTTTTTATGGtggtgggaattgaacccagggcctcatacaggCTAAGCACATACTCTGCTGTACTACCAGCCCCGCAAGACAAGCAAATTAACTTTGCTCTGCTGATCTGACTGACGCTGCCTTTGACAGTCACAAATGACATTTTTAGAGGCCTGTGACATTCTGTCTCATGTGAATGTAGTTGTCTCGTATGATGTTTTTCTGCAATAAattcttccattcttgatgtttataaataagaaagaatgttGTGGCAATTTCAGGGAGATTCCTTTTAGCagaaattaaataacattttttttgggggggtggtattagggtttgaactcagggctttgctcatgctgtgagccatgtccccactcatttttgctctggttaattttgagatagtcttgtgtttattcctgggctggcctggaccgggatcctcctgtttgtgcttcccaccCAGCTGGAATAGCCGTCATGTGGCACCACATTTTTACTTACCATGTTTTACCCTTTTGTTGTatgttttcaagtttatttttactttaaccaTATTATATGTTATTTACAGTTAActtagaaaataaagttttagaaaAAATTGAAATCCCCCATAACCCAGCTTTCCAGAGGTCAGCACCATGAAACAGCTGAGGGTATTTCTTTCTGGGACATGGTTGTGCTGAAATACTGGATGGAGGGTCAGACCTGTCACGTGCGCCTGCTGGGATGGAGCCTGGGCGAGCACCACCCCGGCCCTGATGGGACTTCCCAAATCCTTTTCAGGCAGAGCCCTCTCCATGACGCACAGCTCTGCCAAGTCGCCCGTCTCCAATGGCACGTTCGGCTTCGACGGCCCCGCCAGGAGTGACGGCCACGTGTACCACACCGTGCACAAAGACTCGGGGCTCTACAAAGACTTGTTGCACAAAATCCACGGGGAGCGGGGCGCGGAGGAGAAGCCAGCACCCGACAGCAGCTACCGGCTGCTGCGCAGGAACAACAGCTACACCTGCTACACGGCGGCCATCTGCGGGCTGCCGGTGCACGCCACCTTCCGAGCGGCCGACCCCACCCCGGCCCCCGAGGACAGCGAGAAGCTGGTGGGTGACACGGTGGCCTACTCCAAGAAGAGGCTGCGCTACGACAGCTACTCCAGCTACTGCAACGCGGTGGCCGAGGCTGAGATTGAGGCGGAGGAGGGCGGTGTGGAAATGAAGCTGGCATCCGAGCTGCCTGGGCCCGATCAGCCTCGAGAGGACGCTgcggaggaagaaaaggaggagaaggacacCGCCGAGGTCCATCTCCTCTTCCACTTCCTGCAAGTCCTCACGGCCTGCTTTGGGTCCTTTGCCCATGGTGGCAACGATGTGAGGTGAGTCTATTCATGTACTCAAGAAATACACATTGGAGCCAGGTGCAGGGGTGCAGGTCTCTAATCCCACTAGGCAGGAGGCtatggtaggaggatcacaatctgaggctggccagggcaaaaatgtgagtctctatctgaaaaataaccaaaagctaAAAGGGGtgagggctggctcaagtggtacacctGCCCAGAAGGcttaaggccctaagttcaaatccagtactgctagcaaaaagaaaaagaggaaggaaaggagggaaaaagaaaaagaattaagtatTGTTGGAGGGGGTGGTCTCCTAGGTGCTGGAATATAGCTGTAAACACAAACAGAAATTCCTGCCACTGGGATAAGGGTGGGCAGACAGTATATAAACACACAGGGAaggttctctttctccttctcctgctcCCTCTCTGCCTGGCTGAGACAGTCTTCTTATGTAGTCCAGCTGGTCTAGAACTCATGCAGCTCAGGCTTGCATCGAAATCCCCTTCTAGTTGCTGTGACTCTCACCCACACACACCTGTCTGAACTGCTGAACTGAGAGTAGAGCAAAAGAAACCATTAAAGGCCTGTGTGTCAGTGCGCTGCACGGTTGCTGAGGGCAGATGATGATGGCAGGAGAGGACATGAGTGCCTGAGCCAGCCTGACTCACATCCCAGTCCTGCCTCCTGGTAGCAGCAGGACCTTGGCCTTGGTGTCCTTGACAGGAGAAGGGGCATGATTGTGCCAGGTTTGCAGAGTGGCTGTAAGAATGAATGGCTAGTAGTGACCCCATAGTGTGGGCCTGGAAGGTCTGTCCAAAGCTGTGGCTGCAGCAGTAGCAGGGCTGACAGTGGAGGTTGAAAGATAtttgtgggaaaaaaaggaagaaaaaaagaacttgttcactttttgtcatttttcagtactttaaaaagaattaataaatcaCACATCCATCAGGATGGGTACTATCAAAAAAGTAAAGATAgtggcacacctgtaataccagctatgcaggaggcttaggtaggaggatcatggtccaaggccagccccaggcaataacatgagaccctaccttaaaaaaaaacccaaaaaactaagccagcaccagtggcttatgcctctaatcttagctacttgggaggctgacattggaaCAATCatagtttcaaggccagccttgggcaaaaagtccatgagacccccatctcaaccatgaTGGCAGGCCCCATCCCAACAatggctggcctggacaaaaagcgagaccctgtctccaaaattaaaacaaaaagggctggaggtatggctcaagcagtagagtgcctacctagcaagcgtgaggtcctgagtttatacctcagtactgacaaaaaaaagaaatgaaaaaaacagaaatgttgcAAGGATATGGAGAAGTTGGAACCCTGTGCTCTATTGGTGGGATGTAAAACATGTAGCCATGATGGAAATCAGGAAATCTCAAACATGTAAAAATAGAAGTGTCATTTAATCCAGTAACCCTATATCTGGATACATATCAAACAAATAGAAAGCAGGGTCTCAGAGAAGTTTGTATAACCATGGTGAAatcagcactatttacaatagccaagaggtGGAAGCAGCTGAAGTGTCCATCCAGAGATGAAGGGTAGGTGTGGTGTATACTTCCAATGGAATTATTATTtgaccttaaaaaggaaggaagtccTGTCACATGCTATATTATGGGTTAACCTTGAGGACATCAGGCTAAAGAGGATGCCAGTAACAAAAAGATTCCACTTATGTGAGGGATCTCCAGTCAAAGTCAGAGATCAGAAAGTAGAATGCTGGTTGCCAGTGGCTGAAGGAAGGGGCACAGGGTGGTTCCtgaatgggtacagagtttcagatTTGCATcatgaaaaagttctagaaatCTATTTCACAGCAATGTAGGTAAGCTTAACACTGCTAACTATGGTTAGGATGGCAAATTTTGTAATACACTGTTTACtacaataaaaatcatttttatcacCACTAGATTATgctgtatattacatatatatatatatatattataggtGAGCCATAAGTACAGTAAGATTGGCTAATTCCCAAAACAAAGAATCACTGTATATTGTGTATACTGCAATGTGTTTTGTATACctaatcttttttttccagtaacgCCATTGGTCCCCTGGTGGCCTTGTGGCTGATTTACGAACAAGGTGGAGTAATGCAAGAGGCAGCTACTCCTGTCTGGCTGCTGTTTTATGGAGGAGTTGGAATTTGTGCAGGTCTCTGGGTTTGGGGGAGAAGAGTGATCCAGACCATGGGGAAGGACCTCACTCCCATTACACCATCCAGGTGAGCCAGCGGGTGTGGGTCCAGAGCCAGACATCCATGTGTCTGAGAGCGAACCCTCTGCACCTGTGCTCCCACCCCTCAGCCCCTCCCTCACTACCCCCATCTACAGTGGTCCCCAAGGTAAGCAGCAGGAGGACTGGGAAGGAAGCCAATGCAGAAGCAGAGCAGGAGGGATGGAAAAGGGGCTTGCCGCATCCCTCGTCCACTGCTCCCCTCACCCGGGAACGTTCAGAGAGCAGGTGTGGAGGGCGAGATATGAGCAGCACCTGTGCTTGGGGCCTGCCTCTCCAAAATCCTCTAACCGCCCCCACACTATACTTCTCCAGCGATGCTGCCATCAGAGCCCATCTGCCTCCCTTTTCTGTGCTAGTCAGTTCGCTGtcactataacagaatacctgagataatcaatttatgaagagatagggtctttttgtcTCACAGTTTGGGAGTTTCCAGTCTGTGATAGTTTGTCCTCATTCTCTGGGCCTGTAGCAAGGAAGAGCATCATAGCAGGAGTATATGGCACAGGAAAACCACTTACTCATGGCCAGGAAATAAGAGAATGAGAAGAGGCGAGACTTctatatccccttcaagggcatgcccccaataaCCTAAAATCCTCCCAGTAGGCCCCAGCTCTCAAAGATCCTACCACCTCCCAATTAGTACCACCTTGGGAACCAAGCCTATAATATTGGCCCTTGatggacattccagatccaaagtaTAACACCTGTCTTTCCCCAAAATTCCCCATCCATCCCAGCTCCCACCTGGGGAGCTCCCAGGGGCTACCTAGAACATCCTTGCTATAGCTTGGCCACATGGGGGCATATGCCCTGCTCCCTGGGTTGGGAGAGCCTTTAGGTGTATTAGGGGTTAAAtagcaaactaaaaccaaaacttagaggaaaaaaacctaaaatttggAACTACCTATTTTAggaaatcttttttctctttttaaaatatattggcggtttctatttcctttcatttccaaTTCCCCCACCCCCTAATTCGTTTtaacaaaacattcttttttagaggattgatttgaagaaaaattaatcatCTGAGAAAAGTTCACTTTTTTGTAGTAAGTACACACTTTTAAAATGCagactttgtttttcctttgcccCTTTAGAAATGACTACTTTGTTGTCTTACTACACAACAGGAATTTCTGCCCCAGTTCCTCAGTGTGTGGCTTTTGAAAACCTCAGACCAGTGGCTGGTGCACAGGGCCACCACTGATCCTTGCTGCTAGGCAGAAATGTCATGTTCTGTTGATGTC
The sequence above is drawn from the Castor canadensis chromosome 14, mCasCan1.hap1v2, whole genome shotgun sequence genome and encodes:
- the Slc20a2 gene encoding sodium-dependent phosphate transporter 2 yields the protein MAMDEYLWMVVLGFIIAFILAFSVGANDVANSFGTAVGSGVVTLRQACILASVFETTGSVLLGAKVGETIRKGIIDVNLYNETIETLMAGEVSAMVGSAVWQLIASFLRLPISGTHCIVGSTIGFSLVAIGTKGVQWMELVKIVASWFISPLLSGFMSGVLFVLIRMFILKKEDPVPNGLRALPLFYAATIAINVFSIMYTGAPVLGLVLPMWAIALISFGVALLFALFVWLFVCPWMRKKIAGKLQKEAALSQVSDENLSKVQEVESPVFKELPGAKGNDDSTVPLTGAGGETAGTSEGTSAGNHPRASYGRALSMTHSSAKSPVSNGTFGFDGPARSDGHVYHTVHKDSGLYKDLLHKIHGERGAEEKPAPDSSYRLLRRNNSYTCYTAAICGLPVHATFRAADPTPAPEDSEKLVGDTVAYSKKRLRYDSYSSYCNAVAEAEIEAEEGGVEMKLASELPGPDQPREDAAEEEKEEKDTAEVHLLFHFLQVLTACFGSFAHGGNDVSNAIGPLVALWLIYEQGGVMQEAATPVWLLFYGGVGICAGLWVWGRRVIQTMGKDLTPITPSSGFTIELASAFTVVIASNIGLPVSTTHCKVGSVVAVGWIRSRKAVDWRLFRNIFVAWFVTVPVAGLFSAAIMALLMYGILPYV